The nucleotide window AAGGGCATGGATGCTGGAAATATCAGAGAGGATGAAGACCGGTAATGGTGCTCGTAGACTCTTCTGGCTGGATCGAATTCTTCATTGACGGCCCGATGGCAGGCGCCTATGCGCGTCGCCTGAAAGATCCAAACCGCGTTATTACACCAACCATCGTTCTGTACGAGGTATTCAAGAAGATCAGGCGTGATAGAACTGAGGAAGAGGCCTTGTCTGCTGTGTCTATCATGAACAGGACAAAGGTTGTCGATCTCACCGAAAGCACCGCGCTCTTTGCAGCAGAGGTGAGCATCAAGCACTCTCTCCCTATGGCTGATGCAATCGTGTATGCGACCGCGCTGGAGGCTGGCTGCAAAGTCATTACC belongs to Nitrospirota bacterium and includes:
- a CDS encoding type II toxin-antitoxin system VapC family toxin yields the protein MVLVDSSGWIEFFIDGPMAGAYARRLKDPNRVITPTIVLYEVFKKIRRDRTEEEALSAVSIMNRTKVVDLTESTALFAAEVSIKHSLPMADAIVYATALEAGCKVITSDAHFRELDRVVFVD